The segment GACCCGAGCAGCGCTCGCTGAGGCGGGTATCGACATGGATGCCCTGATCGCACCGGTGCGTTTCGACAGCGAGGAAGCCTGCAAGCGCAACGATGGCGGTGACTGGCAACGCCGCCTGGCCCGCAACGCCGCGACACGGCACTGACCGTGGGCAAGGACGTCGAGAATCCGTGCATTTCCGTCTGCAAGCTCACGGACGAGGTGTGTACCAGCTGTGGTCGCACCAAGGACGAGATCCGCAAATGGAAGCGCATGAAGCGCCCGGACAAGAAGGCGACAGTGGAGCGCGCGGCGCAGCGGTTGAAGGCACTGAAGAAGAAGAAAAAGAAAGGCTGAGCCCGCAAGGGGCGCCGCGCGTGGGTGTCGCCTGCCGGCGCTGGGCGGGGCCGTTGGTATGTCCATGCCTGGCGCCGCTAGGCAGGAATCTGCGCAAAAGCCCGCTACAGGAATGAAAAAGCCGCTGCCCTCTCACGGGAGCAGCGGCTTTTCGGTTACGGCACTAAAGCCTCAACCGCGGGCGCCGCGTACTCCGGCGCTGAGCTGGCGGCACAGGCCGAGCACACCTTCCACCGCGTCTTCCGGGCTCTTGGCCCCGGCGATCTGGTCGATCAGTGCCGAGCCCACCACCACGCCTTCGGTAAGCCGTGCGATGGCGGCGGCCTGTTCCGGCGTGCGGATGCCGAAGCCGACGCATACCGGCAGATCGGTGTGGCGCTTGAGGCGCGCTACCGCTTCCTCGACGTGTTCCAGGGTGGCGGAACCTGCTCCGGTCACGCCGGCCACCGAGACGTAGTAGACGAAGCCGGAGCTGCCGTTGAGCACGGTGGGCAGGCGCTGGTCGTCGGTGGTCGGGGTGGTCAGGCGGATGAAGTCGATGCCGGCGGCCTGGGCCGGGTCACAGAGCTCGTCGTTATGCTCCGGCGGCAGGTCGACGACGATCAGGCCATCGACTCCGGCCTCTTTCGCATCGCTGACGAAGCGCTCCACGCCATAGGCGAAGATCGGGTTGTAGTAGCCCATCAGCACCAGCGGCGTGGTCTGGTTGGTCTCGCGGAAGTCGCGGACCATCTGCAGCGTCTTCGGCAGGTTCTGCTTGCCGGCCAGGGCGCGGATGTTGGCCAGCTGGATCGCCGGGCCGTCGGCCATCGGGTCGGTGAAGGGCATGCCCAGCTCGATCACGTCGGCGCCGGCCTCCGGCAGGCCCTTGAGGATCGCCAGCGAAGTGGCGTAGTCCGGGTCGCCGGCGGTGACAAAGGTCACCAGCGCGGCGCGGTTCTGTTCGTTCAGCTCGGCAAAGCGGCTCTGCAGGCGGCTCATGCGTGCGTCTCCTGTTCGCTCATGTGGTGCATCACGGTCTGCATGTCCTTGTCGCCGCGGCCGGAGAGGTTGACCACCATCAGGTGTTCCCTGGGCAGCTTGGCCGCGCGCTTGAAGGCTTCGGCCAGCGCGTGGGCTGATTCCAGCGCGGGGATGATGCCTTCCAGGCGGCAGCAGTCGTGAAAGGCCTGCAGCGCCTCATGGTCGGTGCAGGGCACGTATTCGACGCGCTTGATCTCGTGCAACCAGGCGTGCTCGGGGCCGACGCCTGGGTAGTCGAGGCCGGCGGAAATCGAATGCGCGTCGGTGATCTGGCCGTCTTCGTCCTGCAGGAGGAAGGTGCGGTTGCCGTGCAGCACGCCCGGCGCCCCGCCGGCCATGCTGGCGGCGTGCTTGCCGGTGTCGATGCCGTGGCCGGCCGCTTCGACGCCGACGATCTGCACGCTCTCGTCATCGAGGAAGGGGTGGAACAGGCCGATGGCGTTGGAGCCGCCGCCGATGCAGGCGACCAGCGAGTCGGGCAGGCGGCCCTCCTTCTGCATGATCTGCTCGCGCACTTCGTTGCCGATCACCGACTGGAAGTCGCGGACCATGGCCGGGTAGGGGTGTGGGCCGGCGGCGGTGCCGATCAGGTAGAAGGTGTTGTGGACGTTGGTCACCCAGTCGCGCAGCGCCTCGTTCATCGCGTCCTTCAGCGTGCCGGTGCCGGCGGTGACCGGAATCACTTCGGCGCCCAGGAGCTTCATGCGGAAGACGTTGGCCTGCTGGCGCTCGATGTCGGTGGTGCCCATGTAGACCACGCACTGCATGCCGAAGCGCGCGGCCACGGTGGCGGTGGCCACGCCGTGCATGCCGGCGCCGGTCTCGGCGATGATGCGCTGCTTGCCCATGCGCTTGGCCAGCAGGATCTGGCCGATGCAGTTGTTGATCTTGTGCGCGCCGGTGTGGTTCAGGTCTTCGCGCTTGAGGTAGATCTTCGCGCCGCCGAAGTGCTCGGTCAGCCGCTCGGCGTAGTACAGCGGGCTGGCGCGGCCGATGTAGTCGCGCTGGAAGTAGGCCAGTTCCTCGAGGAAGACCGGATCGTTCTTGGCCTTCTCGTATTCGGCGGCCAGCTCGTTGATCAGCGGCATCAGGGTTTCGGCGACGAACTGGCCGCCGAAGCGGCCGAACAGCCCGCGGTTGTCCGGGCCGGTGCGGTATGAGGTCATGCGAGGCTCCTTGGAGGGTGCCGACACGCAGTCGGGGTGAGCGTAGGGTGGGCAACGGCGCAGCCTTGTCCACGCGATCGATACGCCAGCGGGGAAAGTCGCTTCGTGAGTTTCCACCC is part of the Stutzerimonas balearica DSM 6083 genome and harbors:
- a CDS encoding DUF1289 domain-containing protein; translation: MGKDVENPCISVCKLTDEVCTSCGRTKDEIRKWKRMKRPDKKATVERAAQRLKALKKKKKKG
- the trpA gene encoding tryptophan synthase subunit alpha; its protein translation is MSRLQSRFAELNEQNRAALVTFVTAGDPDYATSLAILKGLPEAGADVIELGMPFTDPMADGPAIQLANIRALAGKQNLPKTLQMVRDFRETNQTTPLVLMGYYNPIFAYGVERFVSDAKEAGVDGLIVVDLPPEHNDELCDPAQAAGIDFIRLTTPTTDDQRLPTVLNGSSGFVYYVSVAGVTGAGSATLEHVEEAVARLKRHTDLPVCVGFGIRTPEQAAAIARLTEGVVVGSALIDQIAGAKSPEDAVEGVLGLCRQLSAGVRGARG
- the trpB gene encoding tryptophan synthase subunit beta — protein: MTSYRTGPDNRGLFGRFGGQFVAETLMPLINELAAEYEKAKNDPVFLEELAYFQRDYIGRASPLYYAERLTEHFGGAKIYLKREDLNHTGAHKINNCIGQILLAKRMGKQRIIAETGAGMHGVATATVAARFGMQCVVYMGTTDIERQQANVFRMKLLGAEVIPVTAGTGTLKDAMNEALRDWVTNVHNTFYLIGTAAGPHPYPAMVRDFQSVIGNEVREQIMQKEGRLPDSLVACIGGGSNAIGLFHPFLDDESVQIVGVEAAGHGIDTGKHAASMAGGAPGVLHGNRTFLLQDEDGQITDAHSISAGLDYPGVGPEHAWLHEIKRVEYVPCTDHEALQAFHDCCRLEGIIPALESAHALAEAFKRAAKLPREHLMVVNLSGRGDKDMQTVMHHMSEQETHA